One window of Vitis riparia cultivar Riparia Gloire de Montpellier isolate 1030 chromosome 5, EGFV_Vit.rip_1.0, whole genome shotgun sequence genomic DNA carries:
- the LOC117914405 gene encoding heavy metal-associated isoprenylated plant protein 33, with translation MSKEEFLKIQTCVLKVNIHCDGCKHKVKKILHKIEGVYTTKIDADLGKVTVSGNVDAATLMKKLNKAGKHAELWGAPKANNQNQLNNQLKNLQLDNGGKGGSKKGGNNNGGSQPKGGQPNPQQQLQQLQQQMKGFQDLKLPHFKDLKMPFKDPGQAPKSVKFSLPEDDGMSEDEFEDEFDDEDFEDDEFDDELDGIPHQLPNKMKPNAVNGQGTQIPNLMMLNGMMNAQQMMNAQAMMNDKKAGGNVGNGKKGGGGGAVPIQINGNDGKNGGKKGGGGGNSNGGNQNQGGGGGGGKNGGKNGGGAPSEGKNGNNAGGGNNKNGNNGGGGNGNGGKKGGAANDVHAMNNMPNAMHNMAAIRGLGGGNMGQMPMGPMGNMPMGQMGNMSMAQMGNNMPAVQGLPAGAINAGGAGGGAPPGYGGGVPPGYFQGAGPEVMAGNPYYQQQLAAAMMMNQQRAQGNERFQPMMYARPPPAVNYFPPYPPQPDPYTHFFSDENTSSCNVM, from the exons ATGAGCAAGGAGGAGTTTTTGAAGATCCAG ACCTGTGTGCTGAAGGTGAACATTCACTGTGACGGGTGCAAGCACAAGGTCAAGAAAATCTTACATAAAATTGAAG GGGTTTACACAACCAAAATAGATGCAGATCTGGGGAAGGTGACAGTTTCAGGAAATGTAGACGCGGCCACACTGATGAAAAAGCTGAACAAAGCTGGAAAACATGCCGAGCTCTGGGGTGCTCCGAAGGCCAACAACCAAAACCAACTGAATAACCAGTTGAAGAACTTACAACTTGATAATGGCGGCAAAGGTGGGAGCAAAAAGGGCGGAAACAACAACGGCGGCAGCCAGCCGAAAGGAGGACAGCCCAACCCACAGCAGCAGCTTCAGCAACTCCAGCAGCAGATGAAAGGCTTCCAAGATCTGAAGCTGCCCCACTTCAAGGACCTGAAAATGCCCTTCAAGGACCCGGGTCAGGCTCCCAAATCCGTCAAGTTCAGCTTGCCTGAGGATGATGGTATGAGTGAGGATGAATTTGAAGACGAGTTCGATGATGAGGATTTTGAAGATGATGAGTTTGACGATGAGTTGGACGGTATTCCCCATCAGCTTCCCAACAAAATGAAACCGAATGCGGTTAATGGGCAGGGGACTCAGATTCCCAACCTCATGATGTTGAATGGTATGATGAACGCCCAGCAGATGATGAATGCCCAGGCCATGATGAATGACAAGAAGGCTGGTGGTAATGTTGGGAATGGTAAGAAAGGTGGCGGTGGCGGTGCTGTGCCAATTCAGATAAATGGCAATGATGGGAAAAATGGTGGAAAGAAAGGCGGTGGCGGAGGTAATAGTAACGGAGGGAATCAAAATCAAGGTGGTGGCGGCGGCGGTGGTAAGAATGGTGGCAAAAATGGCGGTGGGGCGCCATCGGAGGGTAAAAATGGTAACAACGCTGGCGGTGGGAACAATAAGAACGGTAATAATGGCGGCGGTGGTAACGGTAACGGTGGTAAGAAAGGCGGAGCCGCGAATGATGTTCATGCCATGAACAACATGCCCAATGCGATGCATAACATGGCTGCCATTCGGGGCCTTGGCGGAGGGAATATGGGCCAGATGCCCATGGGCCCCATGGGGAACATGCCCATGGGCCAGATGGGCAACATGTCCATGGCCCAAATGGGTAATAACATGCCTGCAGTGCAGGGCCTACCAGCCGGCGCCATAAACGCCGGTGGTGCCGGCGGCGGCGCCCCCCCTGGTTACGGCGGCGGCGTCCCCCCTGGTTACTTCCAAGGAGCCGGCCCGGAGGTGATGGCTGGAAACCCCTACTACCAGCAGCAACTGGCTGCTGCCATGATGATGAACCAGCAACGCGCACAGGGCAACGAGCGGTTCCAGCCCATGATGTATGCTCGCCCCCCTCCTGCAGTCAATTACTTTCCCCCATACCCACCTCAGCCCGACCCCTACACCCATTTCTTCAGTGACGAGAACACCTCGAGCTGCAATGTCATGTGA
- the LOC117913972 gene encoding dual specificity protein phosphatase 1, whose amino-acid sequence MDRIDDRFRKQVAAIQRVMLLTRCFKVDNVPCQIDEGLFLGSVGAASNKSELKSLNITHILTVANTLDPAHPNDFTYKVIEVTDKADTNIAQHFDECFNFIDEAKRLGGGVLVHCFLGRSRSVTIVIAYMMKKHGMSLSQALEHVKSSRQHAAPNYGFMLQLQNFEKSLREQR is encoded by the exons ATGGATCGTATTGATGACCGGTTTAGGAAGCAGGTAGCAGCAATTCAACGAGTTATGCTGTTAACAAGATGCTTTAAAGTGGACAATGTTCCATGCCAAATCGATGAA GGTCTCTTCCTGGGCTCTGTTGGAGCTGCTTCGAATAAGAGTGAATTGAAAAGCTTGAATATCACTCACATTTTAACTGTGGCTAATACGTTGGATCCCGCACATCCAAATGATTTCACATATAAAGTCATTGAAG TCACGGACAAAGCGGACACAAATATAGCACAGCACTTTGATGAATGTTTCAATTTCATTGATGAAGCGAAAAGACTGGGTGGTGGTGTCTTGGTTCACTGCTTTTTGGGAAGATCCAGAAG TGTGACCATTGTAATTGCTTATATGATGAAAAAGCATGGTATGAGCCTATCTCAAGCTCTAGAACATGTGAAGAGTAGTCGGCAACACGCAGCTCCTAATTATGGTTTCATGTTACAATTACAGAACTTTGAAAAATCTCTTCGAG AACAAAGATGA
- the LOC117914990 gene encoding transcription factor MUTE isoform X2: MSHIAVERNRRRQMNEHLKVLRSLTPCFYIKRGDQASIIGGVIEFIKELHQVLQSLESKKRRKSLSPSPGPSPRPLQLTSQPDTPFGLENFKELGACCNSSVADVEAKISGSNVILRIISRRIPGQIVKIINVLEKLSFEVLHLNISSMEETVLYSFVIKIGLECQLSVEELALEVQQSFRSDAVYANEI, translated from the exons ATGTCTCACATAGCTGTTGAGAGGAACAGGAGAAGACAGATGAATGAGCATCTCAAGGTTTTACGCTCCTTGACCCCATGTTTCTATATCAAAAGG GGAGATCAAGCATCTATAATAGGGGGAGTGATAGAATTCATCAAGGAGCTGCACCAAGTGCTGCAGTCTTTGGAGTCCAAGAAACGGAGGAAAAGTCTTAGCCCAAGCCCTGGTCCTAGCCCAAGGCCATTGCAGCTGACTTCTCAACCCGACACCCCCTTTGGATTGGAGAACTTCAAGGAACTAGGAGCATGTTGCAACTCTTCAGTTGCTGATGTTGAAGCAAAGATCTCCGGATCCAATGTCATCTTGAGAATAATATCTCGCCGAATACCGGGCCAAATCGTGAAAATAATCAATGTGTTGGAGAAACTTTCATTTGAAGTCCTCCATCTGAACATCAGCAGCATGGAGGAAACTGTCCTATACTCCTTTGTGATAAAG ATAGGACTCGAATGCCAGCTGAGTGTGGAGGAACTAGCTCTTGAAGTCCAGCAAAGCTTCCGCTCGGATGCTGTTTATGCCAATGAGATATAA
- the LOC117914990 gene encoding transcription factor MUTE isoform X1 — protein sequence MFLYQKGNRLISLSRSLYLYLLHLSAFFTEEFIKELHHFYPLLTCWFCFLFFHIKGDQASIIGGVIEFIKELHQVLQSLESKKRRKSLSPSPGPSPRPLQLTSQPDTPFGLENFKELGACCNSSVADVEAKISGSNVILRIISRRIPGQIVKIINVLEKLSFEVLHLNISSMEETVLYSFVIKIGLECQLSVEELALEVQQSFRSDAVYANEI from the exons ATGTTTCTATATCAAAAGGGTAATCGATTAATCTCTCTTTCTAGATCTCTATATCTATATCTTCTCCATCTATCAGCTTTCTTCACAGAAGAATTCATCAAGGAGTTGCACCACTTCTATCCACTTTTAACCTGctggttttgttttttgttttttcatattaagGGAGATCAAGCATCTATAATAGGGGGAGTGATAGAATTCATCAAGGAGCTGCACCAAGTGCTGCAGTCTTTGGAGTCCAAGAAACGGAGGAAAAGTCTTAGCCCAAGCCCTGGTCCTAGCCCAAGGCCATTGCAGCTGACTTCTCAACCCGACACCCCCTTTGGATTGGAGAACTTCAAGGAACTAGGAGCATGTTGCAACTCTTCAGTTGCTGATGTTGAAGCAAAGATCTCCGGATCCAATGTCATCTTGAGAATAATATCTCGCCGAATACCGGGCCAAATCGTGAAAATAATCAATGTGTTGGAGAAACTTTCATTTGAAGTCCTCCATCTGAACATCAGCAGCATGGAGGAAACTGTCCTATACTCCTTTGTGATAAAG ATAGGACTCGAATGCCAGCTGAGTGTGGAGGAACTAGCTCTTGAAGTCCAGCAAAGCTTCCGCTCGGATGCTGTTTATGCCAATGAGATATAA